A window of Dehalogenimonas sp. WBC-2 genomic DNA:
GACAAGAGCGAAATCTTTTGCCTTGATATACTCCAGCGCCTCAGCCCCACTACCTGCGGTGACCACTTTATGGCCAGCATCCTCAAGTATGTCGCGGAAAAGGTCTCTGATAGTTTGATCATCATCCACTACCAGTATGGTAGCCTTGGCGCCCACAGCGGTAGAACGCAACCATTCATCAATAGCCGCCCTATCAAAACGCCAGCTATGGCTAACCTTGAGCGCCGGAATAGTACCAGCTTGCAATAAGCGATAAATTGTTTTTTGGGTCACTCGCAGATAATCAGCCACTTCACGCACGGTCAATAACTCAGGCATAGCAATTTTCTCCTAGAACTCAAACCACATGTATCTAAATTGAAGCATACTATTTTGGACATTTTGAGTCAAGTAATAAATGGGTTCTAATACTACTGGTACAATTCATTATTATTCCAGCACTATTCTCTAACTTTATGTAGAGTAGCAATCATGCTATAATTCAACTGTGAAATTGAAACTGATCTTAGGATTAGCAACGGCGCAACGGCTGAGTATTATTGCCCTGGTTTTATTGATTCCTCAGTTCAGTCCAGTCGCCCTGGACTACCCCAAACCGGATCGCCGGTACGAGGTGGGTTTACATACTTTTACTTTAGATTATCAAGACCCGCAAGGCCAGACAATGTCCATTGACGCGGCAGTATGGTACCCCACCAGTGATAAGGTTGCTGTCTACAGTTACAGCAACGGCGCTAAAAGCTATTTAGCGGTTGACGGAGCGCTGGCGCGCGGTCTTTCATCCTATCCGTTGATCATTTTTAATCACGGTTTTAACGCTACAGAAATGCAATCCCTGTTTCTTAAAGAAACACTGGCCAGCGAAGGTTATATTGTCGCTTCAGTGCATTTCAAAGACAGTATTTGGGCGGGTATGCTTGGATTGCTAGATTTCAATGACCACCAGGCTGGCAGCGGTATTGATGGTTACCTGCGTAATGTATACCAACAATATTTTGATACTTATCGTCTTTCGGCAGCAGAAGCCTTGCTAAATCACATGGTAGATGAAAATGATGACTCAGCATCGCTATTCTATAAAGGGATTAATACCAACGCCATAGGTATGGGCGGGCACTCTTTTGGAGGTCTGACCACTCTAGGACTAATCGGTGGTCATTCCGATCCGCTGATGGAAGACAGCCGCATCAAGGCAGCGCTATTACTATCTTCACCATCATTCCCCTTTGAAAAGAATGTCAGTAACATAGACATCCCGATTATGGCCATGCGTGGAGATTATGACCTGTTGCTTAACCGTCCTGAGGATGCTTTCTGGTATTTGGGCGGTGAAGTCCAACCACCTTACTATTACCTGGTGCTGCGTGACGCCGATCATTTCATTTTTTCAGAATCATGCGCGGATATTGGCTGGGTACCGGCAGGTATTGCAGAAGATGAACGCCTGAAAGCTATAGACCGCTATGCCCTGGCTTTCTTTAATCTGTATCTGAAGGGCGACACCTCAGCAATAACTGTATTATCACAAACATCCCCGGCCCTGTTAAGTTATGATTGGCTGACAGCACCGTAGCGTAAAACTTTAACCTTTTCTGTCGTGATAAGACCGTCACCCATCATTTTTTCTATCTCAGGAAATACTCCATCAAGGTGTTCTTGAGAATCTACAACCTCTATAATAATAGGCAAGTCTTGAGACAAACGGAGCAGATGAGTTGAGTGTATCCGGCTGCGAGCGCCGTAACCAGCTATGCCCCGCAACACTGTAGCGCCGGCCAATCCGCGTTCTTTGAAAAGCTCAATAATTGCCATGAAAAGCGGTTTCCCCAGGTAAATATCAGACTCGCCAATAAAGAGTCTCATCAAAATCTGCTCCCCTTCAATCTTGCGCATCATGCGCCTCCTGCTATTAATCTACCGGTAAAAATCCCAACTGCAACGGCAATAAGACCAAGTATGACGCTGGAAAGGATATTCAAGGTTGCGGCACCCCATGAGCCGTCTTGAATGAATTGGACTGTTTCATAGCTGAAGGTGGAAAAGGTGGTAAAGGCTCCCAGGAAACCGATGGCGACAGCGGTGCGCAGGTGTGGCGGCAATACATCGGTCGATAGTCCGATCTGCATGACCAGACCGAGCAAAAAGCTGCCCAGGACATTGACAATCAATGTGCCATAGGCAAAACCGTTACCTAATACCGCATAAACGGCACCTGATAAAGCATATCTTGATAAAGCACCCAACGCCCCGGCCAGGGCAATCATCAATATGAGATTCATAACGATATTTTATGGTTTCCAATGCTTAAATACAAAAATGGAGGGACTTTCCAGTCCCTCCATTCATTTGAAACTCTTTTTTTTAGGATTTAATAAGTATCTTTGGTTTTAGCAAAACAATCGCTGCAATAAACAGGGCGACCGTTGCGCGGCTCAAAAGGCACTTCGGTCTCTTTGCCGCAAGAAGCGCATACCGCCGGGAACATCTGCCTGGGGCCACCCATACCACCACCGCCGCCGCGTGTCTGTTTTCGTGATTGCCGGCATACCGGGCAACGCTTGGGTTCATTTGTGAAGCCCTTTGACGCAAAAAATTCCTGTTCTGAGGCGGTGAACGTGAAATCCGCGCCACAATCCGCGCATTGTATGGTTTTGTCTTGTGCCATGGGTGAATTTGCTCCTCTTTTGATTTTACTTCGGTTTACTGTCAATTCACTCTAGCCGCGAGCGTTCTCCCTGCTATAAGCTTGCCGACGTTCAACCGCGTTAGAGTATGCCACTACGATAGAGTCACTGTCAACTAAAGTGCACTTTTAAAGCTAAACTTATTGCATAAGTAGCTTTAAGCATTCTTTATTCCTGTCCGGCTTCCAGTGCCACACCATTCAGGTCGTAGACCAGTGCGCTGTTAATGCGCACCGTAACCATCTCACCGGCTGGGATTTCACCCTTCACAATGACCAGTCCATCAACCTCAGGAGCATCCCTATAACTGCGGCCTATAGATATACCCTGTCCGGCGCCTTCAATTAACACCTTTAAGTTCCGGTCAACAAACTGCTGGTTCTTTTCAAGAGATATCTGTTGCTGCCTCTCCATCAGACGCTTCAAACGTTCTTCCTTTAAATCATCAGGGATGGAATCACCAAGCGCTTCGCTGGCAGTACCGTGTTCAAAGGAAAATTTAAAAGCTCCCAATTTATCAAAACGGATCTCTTCAATGAAATTAAGCAAGCTTTGAAATTCCGCTTCAGTTTCGCCCGGATAACCGACAATGAAAGTGCTCCTCAAAGCAATATCAGGCATAGCTTCACGCATTTTGCCCAAAGTCTTGTTAATTGAGCCGATGTTTGATGGACGCTGCATCCGCTGCAGTACCGATGGGTGGGCGTGTTGGAGAGGTATATCAAGATAAGGTACTATCTGCTTTTTGGAGGCCATAACTTCTATCAGTTCATCGGTCACGCCGCCGGGGTAAGCGTACATGATGCGTATCCAATCAATCCCGGGTACAGCGGCCGTCATTTTCACAAGAAGATCTGCCAGACCATTTTTTAAACCCCGGTCATGGCCATAATCAGTGGTATTCTGGGCCAGAAGGACAATCTCACGTACGCCTTTCTCTTGCAATGAAACTGCTTCTGCCAGGATAGCATCCATCGGACGGCTGACCGTTGGCCCCTTGATTAATGGAATAGCGCAGAAAGCGCATTGCCGGGAACAGCCATCCGCTATCTTTAGATAGGCGCTGGCGCCCTGCACTGCCACACGCGGCGCGCCATGATCGTCACCGCCAACGGTGGCCGCATCGGATATTTGAAAGCGGGCTTCAGGACGCACAGCGCAACTCAATCCTTCCACCAAATCAACTATGTCCATCCAGCGGCGGGTACCCAGAATAGCATCGATACCGGGAACCCGGCGTACCACTTCATAGCCGTAACGTTGTGTCAGGCAACCCGCGGCGATCAACACTTGCCCGCTTCTTTTTTTGGAGGCCAATTTGGCCAGCGCCTTGAACGACTCCTCCTTGGCGCTATTGATAAAACCGCAGGTGTTTACGATCAAAACGTCAGCCCGCCGCGGGTTGGCAACCACCGCATAACCGGCAGCATTCAACAGGTACGACATGGAATCAGAGTCGACAGTATTCTTGGCGCAGCCCAGCGAAACAATATGAAACGTTTTCTTGTTCATGAAAAAATAAGCTGTTTCATCTTTTAAAAACAGGCTATTTTATCAGATTGGAAGTTGCAGAAATAATCCGGCCAGTGGCGGCCTCTAATTCAAGGGGCTAAGACTGAGACTTTGACCATATCAGGATTACAGATGTATTGGCCGCAAATATTGCACCTATGCACCGGCCAAACTGAGGCCGCCGCCATCAAGCCGTAGTCCCGGCCTTCAGAAGCGATGACACTACCGATACGCCGGGAATCCTGCGCCGGTAAAAAGGAAACCGGCTTCCGGCATCTGGGGCAAACATAACTGGAAGTACCCATAGATTTCCTCCTTCAGGTTAGGCGACTCTGGTCTGGTTTCATTATCACGCCGTTATGACCCTTTGGGAATCACCTGATAGGACTATGGGGACCTATACATGAGTACTATAAGGGAGTAACAGTTTAATCACCGAACAATAGGCAGAGCGTTGCCCCGCTTCTAACTGCGCCTATTCCTGATCGAGATTATTGACCCCAGTTTTGCAGCATCACTTTGACTGAGCGGTTCATCTCCGTTGCGTAGTCCGCCGCAAATTTACGGAAGAAAATCTCCTGTCCGGCATTTTCATATTTACCGGCATGAGTCCTCGTCTGGAATTCGAGTTCGGTATCGCTGTAAACGGTCCCTAATTCTTCTCCGCTGAAACGATGATATTTGTTTTTGTGAACAATCGCAGCAACGTTCATCCTTGATGTCTGCCTCGCAGATGTCTTCGCCGGATGTCCGAAGCACAGCATCGTTATTGGTATTGTATACGGCGGCAGGTTGAAGAGTTCGCGGTGGTATTCGTAATTTTCCAGTATATCTCCGATGTAACATGAGCCGATACCGAGTGATTCCGCAGCTACAACCGCGGTCTGCGCCGCAATCAATGCGTCACAACAGGCCAGCATCAGATCTCCGGATTGAGGCTTCCGGAAAGGAATTCCCTGTTCCTTAGCTAAGCCTTCGACTCCGCAATGTGTGAAGTAATCAAACCAGCGCTGGTAATCGGCCAGAAACAGCAGCACCCACGGCGCCGTGGCGATAAACGGCTGATTATCACAGCTCACCGCCAGCTTGTCTTTGATCTGCTGATCTTCAATTTCGATGATGGAGTACAGCATCAGATTTCCCGCGGTCGGTGACCGGAACGCAGCCTTTAGGATCAAGTCTTTTTCTTCACCGGTAACCGGCTGTTTAGAATACGCCCGTATTGACCGGCGATTGCCAATGACCCGCAAGGTTTCGTTCAACTCAGCCACTCAGTTCCTCCAATCGGCGTACTACTGCATCTATCGTTTCCGGCGCCGTAGAGGCTCCGGCGGTGATACCAGCAAGGCACTTCCCTTTCAGCCAGCTAGGATCAATCTCGTCTGCCGTTTCGACTAGATAGGTGACGGTGACCGGCAAACATAATTCTACCAAATGCCTGGTATTGGCGCTGTGGTGGCCGCCAATTACCAGCATCACATCTGCCCTGCGGGCCAGTGCCAGTGTCGCCGCCTGCCGCAAGCGGATATCATGGCACACCGTATCTACTATTCGCAGTTCTGCATCTTTGACCAGTGCTTTCTCGGTCACCGCCTTGGCAAATTCAATAAAGCGCGCCGGCACCTGGGTTGTCTGAGATAAAAGACCGATATGCCTCGGCATTTCAACTTCATCCAGGCTGGCAGACGATAGCGTTGCCAGGCCCCGCCCTTCCGCCCAGCCCAGTATTCCCTTTACCTCAGGATGATTAACGTCGCCATATATAATTGTGAAAAAGCCCGCCTCGGCCAGCCGGTGGGCTCCCTTCTGAGCGCGCTGCACAAAGGGACAGGTAGTATCGACGATCTCTATACCCCTGGCTTTTATCGCCTCCAGCACTTTCGGACCGACGCCGTGAGAACTGATGACTACGGTGTCGCCGATGACCTCCGAGATGTCCGCGACCACTCTCACTCCCAGGCCATTGAGCCGCGCCATGACCTGCTGGTTATGCACTAGTGCCCCCAGCGTCTCCACTCCGCCCTTGTGCCGGGCTACGTCCTCGAGTGTGGCAAGAGCTCTCTTGACCCCAAAGCAAAATCCCAGGTCGGCCGCTTTTTCTATCTTCACTGTTCCATCCCGTGGACACCTTGCCGGTGTGACGGCAACAACTTGGCGATCGCCTTCATTATCTGGTTGCCGTATTCACCCAGCGCATCCTTATCTGGCTTATCATCTGTAGTCAATATGAATGGTTCACCGATAGTGATTACCACCCGGTGACGTTTGAGGAACCACCAGTGGCCTTTAATGGTCTCTGTACCGGTAATGGCCACCGGCAGTATCGGCGCCTTGAACGCTGCCGCCATATACCCCGCCCCGGGTAGAGCAAATGACAGCACACCGGCGGGGTTGCGGCGGCCTTCAGGAAAAATAACCAGCGCCCCGCCGCTTTTAATCACCCTGGCCGACTGTTTGAGCGAACTTCCGGAAACACCTTCCCTGTTAAGCGGTATGGCGCCGGAACCCTTCAGTATTCCACCGAAAAAGCTGCTCTTGAATAGCTCTTTTTTTGCTAAGAAATATACAGGTTTTCGCGGCAGATATAGACCCAGTAGCGGCGGGTCGGCGGAACTGACGTGGTTGGCGCAAACCAGGAAAGGCTGATTCCCCGGCATATTCTCTTTACCTTTAACCGTAACTTTGGTGCCTAAAAACATGATCATTGCGGTCAGGCGTACCAGCGGATAATACCAGGCTATCTTCATAGTTTAAGATTATAGCCTGTCAATGTCCTGCCGACCAATTGTATCGTCTGATTCCGGTGGCGGTCTGCAACTTTGTTATAATGTTAATGTGGATAACAAACAAAGGTTCAGTAACCGGGTTGAAAACTACGTCAAGTACCGGCCTTCCTATCCACAGCAATACATCGGCTATCTGGTGAACGGTATCGGTTTCAAGCCGGATTCTGTCATAGCCGATATCGGTGCCGGAACCGGCATTCTGTCAAAACTGCTGGCTGCGCAAGTTGGAACAGTCCTGGCGGTGGAACCCAACGCCGATATGCGCCTCGCCGCCGCGGAATATCTTAAAGACACCCTCAATGCAGTTATCATCGACGCCTGCGCCGAAGACACCGGGTTGCTGGATGCAAGTATCGATTTTATCACCGCCGGTCAGGCATTCCACTGGTTCGATCTCGAAGGCTCCCAGCGGGAATTCCGTCGAATTTTGAGACCCGGTGGTAAAGTAGCGCTGGTATGGAACACCCGTGACATTGAAACTCCCTTCGGACGGGAATATGAATCTTTAGTAAAACAAACCTGTCTGGAATACCTCGGTTCCGGCGGCGGTTCGTCTGAAAATCTGGCATACCGCATGTTTTTTAAAAACGGCGGGTATGACTACCGTGTTTTCCCCAACAACCGACATGTCGACCTGGAGACGCTCATCGGTTACTCCCTGTCGACTTCATATGCTCCGGTTAAAGGCGACAGCAATTTTCCCGGGTTTGTAGAAAAGTTGGTGGCACTTTATGATAAATATGCTATGGCAGGCAGCCTGTTATTGTCGGCTGCCACCCATAGCTACGTTGGTGAAATCTAGATATTAGAGGGGTGCGATGAAAACCGAAACCTACAAGCCTGTCGAATGGCTCGGCGACCGGTTGATGATCATCGACCAGACCCGTCTGCCGCAACATGAAATCTATCTGGAACTGGCTGACCATCACCAGGTGGCGGAGGCCATCAAATCCCTCAAGGTACGTGGTGCCCCGGCTATCGGTGTCGCCGCCGCCTATGGTGTTGCCCTCGGCGCGCAAAAGATTGAGACCCACAATCTCAATGAGTTCCAGGAACAATACAAACTGGTTTCCGCCGAGATCGCCGCCACCCGCCCTACTGCCCGCAATCTCTTCATGGCCGTCGAGCGCATGGATGATGTAGTTGCCCATGCCGTTGATGTCATTACCGCAAAAGAATCCTTGACCGCCGAAGCGGAAAAGATACATGTTGAAGAAACAGAAGCCACCGTCCGGATCGCCGAATTTGGGGCTTCGCTTATCAAAGACGAGGATACCATACTCACCCACTGTAATACCGGCCCTTTAGCCACTACAGGCCGCGGCACCGCCCTCGGTATCATCATCGAGGCTCACCGGCAGGGTAAAAACATTCAGGTTCTGGCCACCGAAACCAGACCGTTATGTCAAGGAGCTCGCCTTACCGCCTGGGAACTCAAAAAGGCTCATGTTCCCTTCCGCTTGATTACCGACTCAATGGCCGGACATTTCTTGAAAGAAGCGCAGGTGGACATGGTTATTACCGGTGCCGACCGCATCGCTAGAAATGGCGATACAGCCAATAAGATCGGTACTTATTCCATCGCTGTCTTGGCCCATGAGAACAAGGTTCCCTTCTACATCGCCGCCCCGTCCAGCACTTTTGACGACCGCATCTCCACCGGAGACGACATCGTCATCGAAGAACGTTCGCCCGACGAAGTCACGCACCAGGGCGGTAAACGCGTTGCACCGGAAAGCATCGAGGTATGCAATCCCGCCTTCGATGTCACCCCGGCGCGGTATATTGCCGCTTTTATCACCGAAAACGGCATTGAAACCCGAACCTGAGCCGGTAATTTTCGTAGGGGTCGATCTGAGATCGGCCCTATCCCAATCTTTGAATCGTAACTTCAGTAATCTAAATACAAGTATTTGACGCTCATATTGTAATTCTTTTTTAAAGTAGTAATATGTACCTAGAAATAGAATAACACTGCCCTGGCGCGCAACAGGAGGTTACCTTGGAATCATTCGTGAACAAAGAAACCAACCGGCGTGAATTTGTAAAAACGGCGGGGCTGGCGGGCGCCGGTATTATTTTTGCAACAACCACTTCTACTTTGCTTACAGGTTGCGCCTCAATTACCTATGTAAGCCAGGCAACAAGAATCCCTAAAGATGCCTACACCATTGTTAATAACTATGTCGATGTCGAATTGGCAAAAGTGCCAGAGCTATCATCGGTCGGGGGCTCAGCCACCATTGAAGACCCGGATCTGGAAAACTATCTTTTGATTGCCAGGACTTCACAAGATGAATATACCGTTGTGTCCAGTGAATGCACCCATCGCGGAAAAGCCTTAGGTTACGACCATGAAAACAACCGCTTTCAGTGTTCCAGCCTCGGCAGCAGCAAGTTTAGACTCGACGGCACGGTAATTGAAGGTCCGGCCGATAAACCTCTGAAAGTTTACAATTCTTTCATTTCTCAGGATCTCTTGATGATTGAGGTTGGATGACCAAATAAACTGGGGGGATATGGACAATAAACCAGCCCTAACCATTGATGAGTATATCGCCGGTTTCCCGGATAACGTCCGTGCTATCTTGACCAAAATACGCCTGATTATTAAAGAAATAGCGCCGGACGCCACCGAAGCCATCAGTTACGGCATGCCCACATTTAAACTGAAAGGCAACCTGGTTCACTTCGCTGGCTGGAAGCATCATATCGGCTTCTATCCCGCCCCCTCCGGCACCGCTGCCTTTGATAAGGAATTGGCGCACTACAAAAAGGCTAAAGGCTCCATACAGTTTCCTCTGAATGAGACCATTCCATATGACCTCATCCGGCAGATCACCCAATTCAGAGTCGATGAAGTCATGAATAAAAGTAAATAATTTATCGATAAGAAACCCGTCGCACCTGGGGGAGCTTGCCAAACGGTATTCTCTAAACAACACGTTCGCTCTGAGCCTGTCGAAGAGTCTTCCTCTTCGTTGCCCTGCTTGCCTCCGTCTGTCCCGATGAAATTGGGGACAAGTCCGTGATAGAAATTTTAGAGTGCAGTCCTTCAGTTGCCTGACGATTGGGTTTAGGCCGATCTGTTGCCAAGGTCCGATGTGCAATTCGGGCACCGTTGCGCCTTGACCGGGATAGCCGTAGCGCAAAATGGGCAGTCCTTGGTTGTCGGCGTGGCGGTAACGGTCGCTTCCTTGGCTTTCTGGCGCGCAGCAAGATGGTTGAGTGGGCGCATTATAAAGAAAAAGATCGCCGCCGCCAGTATCAAGAAACTGATAATCGCGTTAATGAACACCCCATAATTGATAGTGACGGCGCCCGCAGCCTGTGCCGCAGCAAGTGATTCGTACGGACCTCCAACTGCGCCTTCCTTCAATACGGCAAACAGATTACTAAAATCCACATTTCCTAATAAAAGCCCGATGGGAGGCATGATTACGTCTTTCACCAGCGAGTTTACAATTGCCCCAAATGCGGCGCCAATGACAATACCTACTGCCAGATCAACCACACTACCGCGCATAATAAAAGTTTTAAATTCTTTTAACATGCCAGCCATCCTTTATACTGTTATGGGTACTATCCTATACCCGTTTTTAACCTATCGCAATTGAAGTTGACTTGATCAATCTAGCCGCTTTCCTGGTTCGGCTATGAGTTAACATCGGCAGCAAGCAGAAAAGCAAATTCGTTTTTACGAAATTCTACATGGGATCAAGCTAACACTGTTCACTATAAAAAAGGGCCCGGTATGAATACCAGGCCCTTAAAATCACTCCTGAGGAGTAAAGACTTATCCTACCAGATAACCGCCGTCAGCTACGATGATTGTTCCGGTGATGTAATCAGCTGCTTCAGAGGCCAGGAACAACGCTACCCGGGCAATATCATCAGGTTCGCCCTGTCGCCCCAGTGGGATGGTGGCTAAAAAGGCTTGGGTCAGAGCTTCTATTTGTTCCTGACTCATACCGTTAAGACCGCCGGATGCACCTGGGGTTTTTACAGCGCCAGGGGCAATAGCGTTAACGTTGATACCATTGGGCGCCAGGTCCTTGGCAATTGCTTTGGTCATCATCACCACGCCGCCTTTGGAAGCGTCATAGGAGATGAGGTTGCCGGTGGGATGGAAACCGTCAACCGAGGCGATATTGACGATTTTCCCACCGTGACCTTTGGCAATCATCGCCTTAGCTGCCGCCTGTGAAAAGAACATGACGCCTTTAAGGTTGATATCCAGAGTTCTATCCCATACCGCTTCAGTCATTTCAGTAGTTGAGGCAAACGGATAGACCCCGGCATTGTTGACCAGAATATCCAGATCACCAAAAGCCCCCAAAGCCTCTTGTACTGTTTTCTCGGCGTCGGACACTTTGCTGGTATCCGCCTGAACGGCCCTGGCTTTATAACCGGCAACCCGTAGTTCAGCCACGGTGGCTTGCGCCGCTTCCAAATTAATGTCGGAAACAACAACACTGGCACCTGCCTCAGCCAGCCGCATCGCTATGCCTTTGCCGATTCCCATAGCCGCACCGGTGACAATTGCCACTTTGCCGGATAGATCAAACAGTTGCTTGATTGTCTGAGTCATCTTCGTTTCTCCTCCATTTTTTGATTAATAATCGACGAGTGTGTGTATTTAGAGCGTTCTTGAAGCTTGTCACCGTTACCAAGGCCTAATACCTGGTACTAGTACCGAGTATATTACCCTTTTTATGCCATGTCAATATAGATCAGCATCCTCAATCAGTAATTTGTTTAAGATGCAATTCCAGAAACACATTAGATTCTGAAAGTGCGAAAAATAAATCCCAAAATAGTTCCAAAACCCCATTGACAATCCAACGCTGGTACTATATCATCTGTTCTCTGTATATCTGGTATTTAAGAAGAGTGTATGAATTATTTGTTTCTTCAAAAAACAACCGGTTGTTTTCACCGGTTTTAATCGTAAAAATGGAGGTTGTTTTGGTTGTTTTAGGGTTTTTTTGATAAAACAATTCGCCTCCTCAACCACTGCCGCCCTGCGTGCAAAAAAACGCACCTTGAAAACTGAATAATTGAAAACCGCAAATAGCCGAATTGTTGCTTTGAATCAAAACTCTAGCCCGCAAAAAACGGGTATTTGTGTCAAAACAATTCGCCATTTTCCGTTTGCACTTTGGGAATTGAAATTTTTTTACTATTTTTTTCTTGTGATTTGGAACTCACTGTTCAATGCACATGTACCCCTACATTAAGATTGACACCACACCCCGATGAAGCTAACATAGTCACACAATGCTAGCCCGTGTTATGACCTGCGCTTTACTAGGCCTTGAAGGCACTATCGTCGAGGTAGAGGTTGACATAGCCCCGGGTATGCCCAGTTTCACTGTTGTCGGTCTGCCCGACGCCGCCATTCAGGAAGCCAGAGAACGGGTTCGGGCTGCGGTTCGCAATTCCGGCTTTTTCTTCCCCATGAAACGCGTTGTTGCCAGTTTGGCCCCGGCTGATTTTAAAAAAACCGGACCTGCCTATGATCTCCCCATCGCGCTGGGCATCATTTTAAGTTCCGGACAGCTTAGCGCCGATGTCACCGGCATCGCTTTCCTGGGAGAACTGTCCCTTGAGGGTAAGTTACGGCACACCAGCGGTATCCTGCCCATGGTAGCCCTGGCTTATCACAACGGCTATCGCCGGGTCACCGTCCCCGCCGAGGATGCCGCAGAGGCATCCCTGGTTGACGGTATTGAAGTCATACCTATTAAGAATTTGGCAGAACTGGTCTCTTATCTTTCCGGAGCTATTGAATTGCCGCCGCTCCCACAACGTCCGACCGAGGATAATCATGATCCTATAGTTGATAGCGTCGATATGTCCTACATTAAGGGTCAGGAACATGTTAAACGGGCTTTGGAGGTAGCGGCCGCCGGAACCCACAATGTGGTAATGTCCGGCCCGCCGGGATCAGGCAAGACCATGCTGGCCCGGGCGCTGACCACTATTCTGCCGCCGCTCAGCAACGATGAAGCCATTGAGGTGACCAAAATCTACAGTGTTTCTGGTTGCTTGCCGCCT
This region includes:
- a CDS encoding nitrogen regulation protein NR(I) — encoded protein: MPELLTVREVADYLRVTQKTIYRLLQAGTIPALKVSHSWRFDRAAIDEWLRSTAVGAKATILVVDDDQTIRDLFRDILEDAGHKVVTAGSGAEALEYIKAKDFALVFLDLKMPGMGGADVLRKIRVIDPELPVTIITGFPDSESMAQALAQGPFGVMNKPFGEADVLNAVKSFIRIDRS
- a CDS encoding carboxylic ester hydrolase, with product MKLKLILGLATAQRLSIIALVLLIPQFSPVALDYPKPDRRYEVGLHTFTLDYQDPQGQTMSIDAAVWYPTSDKVAVYSYSNGAKSYLAVDGALARGLSSYPLIIFNHGFNATEMQSLFLKETLASEGYIVASVHFKDSIWAGMLGLLDFNDHQAGSGIDGYLRNVYQQYFDTYRLSAAEALLNHMVDENDDSASLFYKGINTNAIGMGGHSFGGLTTLGLIGGHSDPLMEDSRIKAALLLSSPSFPFEKNVSNIDIPIMAMRGDYDLLLNRPEDAFWYLGGEVQPPYYYLVLRDADHFIFSESCADIGWVPAGIAEDERLKAIDRYALAFFNLYLKGDTSAITVLSQTSPALLSYDWLTAP
- the crcB gene encoding CrcB, with translation MIALAGALGALSRYALSGAVYAVLGNGFAYGTLIVNVLGSFLLGLVMQIGLSTDVLPPHLRTAVAIGFLGAFTTFSTFSYETVQFIQDGSWGAATLNILSSVILGLIAVAVGIFTGRLIAGGA
- a CDS encoding ribosomal protein S12 methylthiotransferase (ribosomal protein S12p Asp88 (E. coli) methylthiotransferase) codes for the protein MNKKTFHIVSLGCAKNTVDSDSMSYLLNAAGYAVVANPRRADVLIVNTCGFINSAKEESFKALAKLASKKRSGQVLIAAGCLTQRYGYEVVRRVPGIDAILGTRRWMDIVDLVEGLSCAVRPEARFQISDAATVGGDDHGAPRVAVQGASAYLKIADGCSRQCAFCAIPLIKGPTVSRPMDAILAEAVSLQEKGVREIVLLAQNTTDYGHDRGLKNGLADLLVKMTAAVPGIDWIRIMYAYPGGVTDELIEVMASKKQIVPYLDIPLQHAHPSVLQRMQRPSNIGSINKTLGKMREAMPDIALRSTFIVGYPGETEAEFQSLLNFIEEIRFDKLGAFKFSFEHGTASEALGDSIPDDLKEERLKRLMERQQQISLEKNQQFVDRNLKVLIEGAGQGISIGRSYRDAPEVDGLVIVKGEIPAGEMVTVRINSALVYDLNGVALEAGQE
- a CDS encoding oxygen-insensitive NADPH nitroreductase, yielding MAELNETLRVIGNRRSIRAYSKQPVTGEEKDLILKAAFRSPTAGNLMLYSIIEIEDQQIKDKLAVSCDNQPFIATAPWVLLFLADYQRWFDYFTHCGVEGLAKEQGIPFRKPQSGDLMLACCDALIAAQTAVVAAESLGIGSCYIGDILENYEYHRELFNLPPYTIPITMLCFGHPAKTSARQTSRMNVAAIVHKNKYHRFSGEELGTVYSDTELEFQTRTHAGKYENAGQEIFFRKFAADYATEMNRSVKVMLQNWGQ
- a CDS encoding 4-hydroxy-3-methylbut-2-enyl diphosphate reductase, giving the protein MKIEKAADLGFCFGVKRALATLEDVARHKGGVETLGALVHNQQVMARLNGLGVRVVADISEVIGDTVVISSHGVGPKVLEAIKARGIEIVDTTCPFVQRAQKGAHRLAEAGFFTIIYGDVNHPEVKGILGWAEGRGLATLSSASLDEVEMPRHIGLLSQTTQVPARFIEFAKAVTEKALVKDAELRIVDTVCHDIRLRQAATLALARRADVMLVIGGHHSANTRHLVELCLPVTVTYLVETADEIDPSWLKGKCLAGITAGASTAPETIDAVVRRLEELSG
- a CDS encoding 1-acyl-sn-glycerol-3-phosphate acyltransferase, with amino-acid sequence MKIAWYYPLVRLTAMIMFLGTKVTVKGKENMPGNQPFLVCANHVSSADPPLLGLYLPRKPVYFLAKKELFKSSFFGGILKGSGAIPLNREGVSGSSLKQSARVIKSGGALVIFPEGRRNPAGVLSFALPGAGYMAAAFKAPILPVAITGTETIKGHWWFLKRHRVVITIGEPFILTTDDKPDKDALGEYGNQIMKAIAKLLPSHRQGVHGMEQ
- a CDS encoding methyltransferase, giving the protein MSCRPIVSSDSGGGLQLCYNVNVDNKQRFSNRVENYVKYRPSYPQQYIGYLVNGIGFKPDSVIADIGAGTGILSKLLAAQVGTVLAVEPNADMRLAAAEYLKDTLNAVIIDACAEDTGLLDASIDFITAGQAFHWFDLEGSQREFRRILRPGGKVALVWNTRDIETPFGREYESLVKQTCLEYLGSGGGSSENLAYRMFFKNGGYDYRVFPNNRHVDLETLIGYSLSTSYAPVKGDSNFPGFVEKLVALYDKYAMAGSLLLSAATHSYVGEI
- a CDS encoding methylthioribose-1-phosphate isomerase, with product MKTETYKPVEWLGDRLMIIDQTRLPQHEIYLELADHHQVAEAIKSLKVRGAPAIGVAAAYGVALGAQKIETHNLNEFQEQYKLVSAEIAATRPTARNLFMAVERMDDVVAHAVDVITAKESLTAEAEKIHVEETEATVRIAEFGASLIKDEDTILTHCNTGPLATTGRGTALGIIIEAHRQGKNIQVLATETRPLCQGARLTAWELKKAHVPFRLITDSMAGHFLKEAQVDMVITGADRIARNGDTANKIGTYSIAVLAHENKVPFYIAAPSSTFDDRISTGDDIVIEERSPDEVTHQGGKRVAPESIEVCNPAFDVTPARYIAAFITENGIETRT